The Microbacterium forte sequence CGTCTTCACCCTGCTGACCAGCTCGGTGGTGGCGTACGCGCTCGCCCGCAACAGCCACCGACCGTTCTTCAAGGGGGTGTTCTTCTACTTCCTCGCCGCGCTGTTCATCCCGTTCCCGATCATCATGCTGCCCCTGGTCAAGCAGACGTCGCTCCTCGGTCTGGACAACCAGGTCGGCATGATCGTGCTCTACACGATCTTCGGCATCTCGCTGAACGTCTTCATCTACAGCGCCTACATCCGCTCCATCCCGATCGAGCTCGAGGAGGCGGCGCGCGTCGATGGAGCATCCACGTGGCGGGTGTTCTGGCAGATCGTGTTCCCGCTGCTCACGCCCATGAACGCCACCGTCGGCATCCTCACCTGCGTCTGGGCATGGAACGACTTCATCATGCCGCTCGTCGTCCTCACCGACCCCGGTGCGCGCACGATCCCGCTGGCGCAGTACGTGTTCCAGGGCCAGTACAACACGGACTACACGACCGCCTTGGCCTCATACCTGATGGCGATGGCACCGCTGCTGATCGTCTACATCTTCTCGCAGCGGTGGGTCATCTCCGGGGTCACCCGGGGATCCATCAAGTAGGTGTGATCGGGAGATATGCCGCACTGCGCCGAGTGACGGGGCGGAGAGGTCACCTCAGACAGGGCCATGCACGCGGGTATCCGCAGTCTGGGAGTTCGGTCGTCGCGGGGGCTCAGGCCGCGAGGGTGTCGATGTGTCGCTGCAGCACCCGGTCGGCCTGACCGGCGGGGTCGTCGGAGGTGTTCCACAGCAGGTGGAGCGCAAGCCCGTCGAGCAAGGCGTGCAGTCGTGCCGTCTCGAGATCGGGATCGAGAGTCGGGTCTGTCACTCCCGACTCTGAGAGCTGTCGCAGCACTGATGAGCACACTCGGCCGACGCCGTCGTGAAGGTCGGCCGCGCTTTCCCTCAGGCTCTCGTCGGTGAGGGCGAGCCGGCTCAGCTGCAGCTGCACGACGAGCTCTGTGCGTCGTGTGTCGTCGAGGGGGAGCAGTTCCCGCATCCACTGCATCGCTCTCTCGCGACCGTCGCCCGTCACGGCGCGCAGTCGGGCCGCGACGGACTGGTGGATGCGGTCGAAGCAGAAGCGGCGAAGGGCGTCCTGCGTCGGGAACGCGCGTCGGAGCGACGCCGTGGCGATCTCCGCCTCCTCCGCGACCTTGCGCACCGACAAGCCGGCGATGCCATCGCGCACCAGCACGCGGAACGCCGCCGCCCCGATCTCGTCGTTGCGGTCGTCGTGGTCGATGAGGCGGGGCATGACCTCATTCTCGTGCAGTGGCGGGCGATCGCTTGGGCCAGATCGAGTAGCTGACGGCCCACAGCAGATCTATCGCCACGATCATGCCGAGGATCGGGAAGAATCCGAGCAGTTCGGCGGTGCGAGCCGCGTCGCCGACGAGAGCGATGAGGCCCCCGAGGAGCCCCGCTGCGATCGCGGCGGCCAGCATCGTGCGCGCGACGTCCTTCCAGCAGGCGATCGTGTACGCAGAGCCGGACAGGCGCGGTCGAGGCGCCGCCCCACGAAAGCGCGAGGCGAACTTCGCATCCGCCCACGCGACCATCCGGTGGCCGTACGCGACCGAGATGCCGATGTAGAGAGCGGCCAGGCCGTGGTGCCACGAGGCCGTTCCGCCGCTCATGAGATCGAGGGCGACGAGCGCCAGCAGAACCAGGTCGATGACCGGCGCCGCGAGCAGCAGCATCCTGCCGAGTCGGGGGCGGTCGAAGGCGTAGCGGGCGATGAGGCCGGCTCCGATCGCGACCCAGAAGCCCACCTCGCACGCGATGATCGCCACAAGGATCATGGACGGTCCTCTCGGTCGACGGTTCGATTATGTTAGCACGACTGTGCTACCACCTGACGTGCGGACGCCGCGCTACTTGAGTGTGTGGCGACCACAGGGTTTCTACTACGACATGCACTCGACGGAGGAAGGCGTCGCCCCAGGCGTCGCCGCGAGCCAGAATGAGTCAGAAGACGGCCGCGCAGGAAAGGGACCCTTCATGGCGTGGAGCACGAGAGAGGTCGCTGACCTCGCCGGAACCACGGTGAACACCGTGCGGCACTATCACCAGGTGGGCCTGCTCGAGCAGCCGAGCAGGTCGTCGAACGGGTACAAGAGCTATGAGGTGAGTCACCTCGTACAGCTGCTCCGCATCCGTCGTCTGCGCGAACTCGGGGTTCCCCTCGATCAGATCGATCGCGTCTCCGCCGGGGACGATCGTGCCCTCGCGGCGTTGGAAGACATCGACGCCGAGCTCGCCGTCACGATCGAGCGGCTGCAGCAGGCTCGGGTGGAGATCCGCACGATCATCGACGGCGCGACGACGACGGATCTGCCTCGGGGCTTCGAGAACCTCACCGCACGCCTCACCGAGACCGAACGGTCGCTGATGCTCATCTACTCCCAGGTTTACGATGACGAGGCCATGCGGGATCTCCGGGTGATGCTCGAATCCGATCCGGCCGACGTGCGCGCCGATTTCGATGCGCTGCCACCGGATGCCGACGAGCAGACGCGGATCCGCATGGCGGAGAGATATGCGGTCGGGCTCGCTCATGATCTGACGACCTATCCGTGGCTGCAGGATCCTCTGGCGCATCACCGAGGGCGCCCGCAGATGACCTGGGAGGCGGTCGCGGAGTCGGTCGCCGCGCTCTACAACCCCGCGCAGCTCGATGTGATCGCCCGAGCGCATGTGATCGCGCTGGCGACGATCGCCGCCGGCTGAGCGGGAGCACGACTCCGGGCGCTCTCGATTCACAGACGCGGCAGCACCGTCGCCGCGATCACGGTGTTCATGATGACGGCGTTCATTGTGCGCACCACCGCGCTCGATGCCGCTGCGGCACCCCAGTCGCCGTCCTCGAGCCGCTTCGCCCTCGTGTAGACATCGCTGCCCCAGGGGATCTCCGCGTGGAACTGGGAGAGCGTGCCGCTCGCCGACAGGAGGGCGATGCTCGCCGCGGTGCGGGGGTCCGGATCGTCGCCGTCGATGAGCGCGGCTCGCACTCTGCGGATGAGGTCGGAGCGGCGTTCGCCGGCGAGTGTGAGCTTCGTCGTCGGGAAGAGTCCGAGGACCTTGCCTTCCGCGCGGTTCAGATCACCGCGCGCGACGACACGGTCGAGCACCGGGCCGCGCAGCTGGGGACCGATGCCGGCGAGAACGGCCTGCACGTCCTGAGCCTTCTTCGACAGCGACGTCAGCGCCGATGCGAGAAGCGGGTCGGGCGCGTCGCCTTCGCCGACCGCGCGCACCCGGGTGAACAGTCCGTGCTCCTCGGCTTCGACCCGACCGGCGAGCGCGAGGTCGGCCAGCACGGCGCCGCCGAGCACGTAGAAGAGGATGTTCTCGCCGGCGATGGTGCCCGAATCGGGTTGGAAGAGCAGGAGCAGGGTGTCTTCGACGATCAGGGGTTCTTCCGACATGGGTGCTCCTCGGGTCCTCGGCATCGCGGCCGCGACCTGTCGTCACGGTCGTCACGAGCGCCTGTAGACGCATAGTCAAGACGGTGTTCCGACCACAGGGTCAAGCGGGTCGGCGATCGGAGAGCTCACGCTTGACCCTGTCCCGGGCACACGGTCTTGACTGCCTTCAGACATCCGCGGTACGCACCGTCCGCGGCATCCGACAGAGAGAGATATGACCGATGGACAACCCCTATCCCTGGTTGCAGGACTTCATCAACCAGGTCCCCGAGATCCTGCAGCCGATCATGGTCGCGCTCGTCGCCGCCATCCCGTACATCGAGGGCGAGGGCGCCGCCGCGTTCGGCATCATCGCCGGAATCAACCCGATCGTCGCTGCGCTCGCCGCCATCACGGGCAATGTGCTCTGCGTGATCGCGGTCGTGCTGCTCGGATCGCGGATCCGCGGCGGGGTCGTCGCGCGCCGCGCGGCGCGATCGGCTGCGGCCTCGCCCTCAGCGGTCGGTGGCTCGGCGCATGTCACGTCGACGGTGGCGACCGCCACGGCATCCGACGCAGGCGGGGTCTCCGGCTCAGCGACAGCCGACGACGATGACACGACGCGGCGCGGGAAGGGGCGCGCGAAGCTGCGGCGCTGGCTGGTCAGGTTCGGTGTCCCCGGCGCCAGCATCCTGGCACCGATCGCTCTTCCGACGATGCTCACCGCGGCCTTCTTCGTCGCATCCGGCGTGCGCAAGGAATGGGTCATCCTGTGGCAGATCATCGCGATCGTGCTGTGGACGGGAGCTGTCGCGGCCGCTGCCACGGGACTCCTCGCCCTGCTGGGCTGGTGAGGCGGCGCTCCTGCCCGAGAGCATGCGGCGTCGTCCTGGAGATGACGGACCTCGAGATCGCCTGATCAGTCGTCCACCGTCAGCGGAGGACGCCGCAGGCGGTCTCGACTCGGAGCATGACCGTGCCACCTGCTCCCATCGGGTAGCTCAGCAGGTACGAGCCGGTCTCGTCCTCGATGAGCGTGTGCCCGCCCGTCACCGGCCAGGTGGCGCCGTCGGAGTATTCGACGTCCTGCGAGGACGTGCCGGTGGAGGTCACCGCGTCGCCGTATTCATCCTGCAGTTCGGAGATCGTCCCCTCGATGTCGGTGCTGGGGATACCGAGCGCCCATATCCACCGCCCGATGCCGTCGTCTTCGCCCTGGCACGGGTACGCGTTCGCGTCAGCCTCCGCGTAGCGCTCGCCCGCGGGGAACGCGTCCACGAGCTTGTCGACGACGTCATTCGAAGTGTCTCTCACCTCGTTCATGCTCTGGTCGAACTTCGGCGGCTCGACGTCGGTGGGGGCGCTCGGGGAGCATCCGGCCACTGTGGCGAGGGCGAGAGGCAGAGCCAGGAGAGGTGCGAGTCGCGTGGAGCGCATAGGCACAGTCTTGCTCATCCCGACGGGCGACACGTCAACCCCGTCGGCCGATCCCCTCTTTTCACACGACACGTGTCACTGTGGACGGATGAGACCAGACGCGCGAAGCTACGACCTCGACGATCTGCGGCAGCGGGTCATGCAGGAGCAGGGCGGAGCGGTGGATGACAGCATCCCCGAGCTGGCCGACGCGGACGCCGATCTGTGTGCTCTGGCGCTGGTGCTGCCGGACGGCACGATCCGCACCAGTGCTCAGTCATCGGTCCCGTTCAGTGTTCAGTCGGCGGTCAAGCCGTTCCTCTTCGCTCTGGCGCTGCTCGACACCGAGGGTGAAGCGCTCGACCTCGTGGGCATCGAACCGACAGGGGAGGCCTTCGACGCGATCAAGCTCGAGAGCGGGACCGGCCGGCCGCCGAACCCGATGGTCAATGCCGGTGCGCTGCTCACGGCATCGCTCGTCGACGGCGTGACCGTGGACGAGCGCGGCGAGCGGATCCTTCGAGGGCTGTCGGCCTTCGCCGGACGCCGGCTCGAGGTCGACGAGAGCGTCGCGCGGAACGAGCATCTGCTCGGCGACCGCAACCACGCGCTCGCCCACCTCATGCGGGCAGAGGGAACGCTGCATGTCAGCGCCGACGATGCCGTCGCCGTCTACGCGCGGGCGTGCGCCGTGCTCGTCGACGCGGAGGCGCTGGCCGTCATGGGTGCGACCCTCGCCTGTGGCGGGGTGAATCCGGTGTCGGGGGAACGCGTCGTCTCGCAGAGCGTGGCTCGCGACGTCGTCTCTGTCATGGCGACCTGCGGCGTGTACGACGGTTCCGGGCGGTGGATGCGCGAGGTCGGCATCCCGGCGAAGTCGAGCGTGTCGGGTGCGATCGTGCTCTCGGCGCCCGGACGCCTCGGCGCCGCCGTCGTCAGCCCTCCTCTGGACGAGCTCGGCACGAGCGTGCGTGGAAGAGCGGCATGCGACGCGCTGAGCGTCGAGCTCGACCTGCACGCGTTCGGGACGTCGGCGAACTGAGGATCGAGCCCCCGCCGGTGTCTCAGTCTGCGTCGGGGGAGAAGACGGGGCTGAGGAAGCGACGTTCGTAGCGGCGGATGCACTGCGTTCTCCGCGCCAGCTCGAACGCCTCGATGCACTCGGGGTCGCTCTTCGAGGCCGTCCGGTAGATCTCGTACTCAGCCAGGGACGGGAAGGTGAACAGCGCGAACGCCTCGTCGCTGTCGCCTTCGCTCGGCAGGAAGTAGCCGTGGTGGGTTCC is a genomic window containing:
- a CDS encoding carbohydrate ABC transporter permease, whose translation is MTTATTILAEAEATAPRPGWRARRASENDDTRKTNWWATALIAVCSLTVLIPLYLAVAVALKTPEQLAAGNGFEWPNPIRWENFADAWARTAFPQALLNTALITVGAVVFTLLTSSVVAYALARNSHRPFFKGVFFYFLAALFIPFPIIMLPLVKQTSLLGLDNQVGMIVLYTIFGISLNVFIYSAYIRSIPIELEEAARVDGASTWRVFWQIVFPLLTPMNATVGILTCVWAWNDFIMPLVVLTDPGARTIPLAQYVFQGQYNTDYTTALASYLMAMAPLLIVYIFSQRWVISGVTRGSIK
- a CDS encoding TetR/AcrR family transcriptional regulator, yielding MPRLIDHDDRNDEIGAAAFRVLVRDGIAGLSVRKVAEEAEIATASLRRAFPTQDALRRFCFDRIHQSVAARLRAVTGDGRERAMQWMRELLPLDDTRRTELVVQLQLSRLALTDESLRESAADLHDGVGRVCSSVLRQLSESGVTDPTLDPDLETARLHALLDGLALHLLWNTSDDPAGQADRVLQRHIDTLAA
- a CDS encoding MerR family transcriptional regulator; this translates as MAWSTREVADLAGTTVNTVRHYHQVGLLEQPSRSSNGYKSYEVSHLVQLLRIRRLRELGVPLDQIDRVSAGDDRALAALEDIDAELAVTIERLQQARVEIRTIIDGATTTDLPRGFENLTARLTETERSLMLIYSQVYDDEAMRDLRVMLESDPADVRADFDALPPDADEQTRIRMAERYAVGLAHDLTTYPWLQDPLAHHRGRPQMTWEAVAESVAALYNPAQLDVIARAHVIALATIAAG
- a CDS encoding GOLPH3/VPS74 family protein; the encoded protein is MSEEPLIVEDTLLLLFQPDSGTIAGENILFYVLGGAVLADLALAGRVEAEEHGLFTRVRAVGEGDAPDPLLASALTSLSKKAQDVQAVLAGIGPQLRGPVLDRVVARGDLNRAEGKVLGLFPTTKLTLAGERRSDLIRRVRAALIDGDDPDPRTAASIALLSASGTLSQFHAEIPWGSDVYTRAKRLEDGDWGAAAASSAVVRTMNAVIMNTVIAATVLPRL
- a CDS encoding small multidrug efflux protein; translated protein: MDNPYPWLQDFINQVPEILQPIMVALVAAIPYIEGEGAAAFGIIAGINPIVAALAAITGNVLCVIAVVLLGSRIRGGVVARRAARSAAASPSAVGGSAHVTSTVATATASDAGGVSGSATADDDDTTRRGKGRAKLRRWLVRFGVPGASILAPIALPTMLTAAFFVASGVRKEWVILWQIIAIVLWTGAVAAAATGLLALLGW
- the glsA gene encoding glutaminase A, with product MRPDARSYDLDDLRQRVMQEQGGAVDDSIPELADADADLCALALVLPDGTIRTSAQSSVPFSVQSAVKPFLFALALLDTEGEALDLVGIEPTGEAFDAIKLESGTGRPPNPMVNAGALLTASLVDGVTVDERGERILRGLSAFAGRRLEVDESVARNEHLLGDRNHALAHLMRAEGTLHVSADDAVAVYARACAVLVDAEALAVMGATLACGGVNPVSGERVVSQSVARDVVSVMATCGVYDGSGRWMREVGIPAKSSVSGAIVLSAPGRLGAAVVSPPLDELGTSVRGRAACDALSVELDLHAFGTSAN
- a CDS encoding NIPSNAP family protein, yielding MITVHLRYEIDPDKLDDFTEYGRAWIRLVAKHGGTHHGYFLPSEGDSDEAFALFTFPSLAEYEIYRTASKSDPECIEAFELARRTQCIRRYERRFLSPVFSPDAD